Within Sphingomonas piscis, the genomic segment CGGCGTGGACGCCGATCGCCGACAGGTGGCCGTAGCGGGTCTCGATCCCGCGGCCGTGGCTAAGCTTGATGAGATTGCCATAGCCGCCATTATTGTAACCGGCGTCGGTGACCACACCGTCGGCCGTCGCATAAATGGGCGTGCCAAGCGGAGCGGCAAGGTCGATCCCGGCGTGCATCTTGGCACGGCCTTCGAACGGATCGCTGCGCATTCCGTAAGCGGATTCGAACGAAGCGGTCTTCACCGGCTTGTCGGATGGTACGGAGATGACGCTGCTCGACAGCGTGTCCAGCTTCTTCCAGCTTGTGAACAGCGCCTTGAAGGTCGGGTCGGCCTGAGTCTTGGAATCGAACGGGCCGCCGACGCCGCCCTTACCGGTCGACGGTTCGAAGCCGAGCTGGGCCAGCGTCTCCGCATCGGCCTTGCCGTCAGCGATCATGGCCGCGAGAACTGCCTGACGCTCTTCGATTTCACGCACACGCGCTTCGGTCGCGGCAGCAATACGCGCGACTTCCTTCGAAACACCCGCATCAACGCCGGCCTGAACCGCAACTTCCGCCGGTTGCGAGAAGCGAACGACGGCGAAGATCGACCAGGCGCTCATTCCGAGCATGCAGAGGAAGAAGAACATCTGGACGGGGGCAGAAAGCCGAAAGCGGCGGAGCTTGGAGCCGTCGTGCACGAATAGGTCGCGATCGCGAAACAGTGCATTCGGCATCAGGATCGAACTCATGCGGTCGGTCGCTCCAACTTTTCAGCCCTGAACACGCCGACGCGGTTGCGAAGACGCCCAGAGTTTTCAAATCAGGAGCTCCCCAGCCCCTTCGCCGAACAGTGGTTGCCCACCCCGATTGCCGGCGATGCCCAGAACTGACCCGCGTTGGTTAACGAATTCAACCTACTAAGCCGGTTCGCGGGATGAGCCGCTTAGCTCATGCGGTGAGTTGAGCCGAAATGGCACAAGAGCAAGGAACCTGATGGTCGTTTCGGCCCGAATCAATCTTGCGGCTTGCCATCTGACCCGTGGCCACTAAAGGCGGCGGCGGGCCACGCCGTCCCAACGCGGCGCGTGCTCTCTGCAAGGAGAGACTAACATGACTGAACGACCTGCCGCGCTTCCCGCGCGTCCGCATTTTTCCTCTGGACCCTGCGCCAAGCCGCCGGGCTGGTCCGCTGACAAACTCAACGTCGACGTGCTTGGCCGCTCTCACAGGTCGAAGCTCGGCAAGGCGCGTCTGCAGTACTGCATCGACCTGATGCGCGAGATGCTCCAGCTGCCCGACACCCACCGCATCGGTATCGTCCCAGGCTCCGACACTGGCGCGTTCGAGATGGCAATGTGGACCATGCTTGGTGCGCGGCCGGTGACGACGCTCGCTTGGGAAAGCTTCGGTGAAGGTTGGGTTACCGATGCGGTCAAGCAGCTTAAGCTGGATCCGACGGTGATCCGCGCCGACTACGGCCAGCTTCCCGATCTCAGCCAGGTCGACTGGTCGAACGACGTCCTGTTCACCTGGAACGGTACCACGTCGGGCGTGCGGGTACCGAATGGCGACTGGATCCCCGACAACCGCGAGGGCCTCAGCTTCGCCGATGCGACCAGCGGCGTGTTCGCCTACGACATTCCGTGGGACAAGATCGACGTCGCCACCTTCTCTTGGCAGAAAGTGCTGGGCGGCGAGGGTGGCCATGGCGTTCTGATCCTCGGCCCCCGGGCCGTCGAACGGTTGCAGACCTACACGCCAGCCTGGCCGCTACCGAAGGTGTTCCGGCTCGTGTCCAAGGGTGCGCTCGCTGAAGGTGTGTTCAAGGGCGAGACCATCAACACACCGTCGATGCTGGCGGTCGAGGATGCGATTGTGGCGTTGGAGTGGGCGAAGTCCCTTGGTGGCCTGCAGGGGCTGATCGCAAGGTCGGATGCCAATGCCGCCGCACTCGACAAGATTGTCGAAGAACGCGAATGGCTAGGACACCTTGCGGAGGATCCCGCGTCCCGCTCGAAAACCAGCGTCTGCCTAACCGTTAAGGGTGCGGACGAAGCGTTCATCAAAAGCTTTGCAGCCCTGCTCGAAAAGCAAGGTGCCGCGTTCGACATCGCTGGATACCGCGATGCGCCGGCGGGCCTTCGAATCTGGTGCGGCGCGACCGTGGACACTGCGGACATCGAGGCGCTCGGGCCGTGGCTCGACTGGGCCTACGCGCAGACCTCCGCTTCCTAATCGAGCCGTCACTCTGAACTTGTTTCAGGGGCCATTTTTCACCGTCGGGCGAAGCGGCCCGATGAATGCTGAGACAAGTTCAGCATGACGATCAAGGAATTGACCATGACCCAACCCAAAGTGCTGATCAGCGACAAGATGGACCCGAAGGCGGCGCAAATCTTTCGCGACCGCGGTGTCCACGTCGACGAGATCACCGGCAAGACGCCGGAGGAATTGAAAGCCATCATCGGCGAGTATGACGGGCTAGCCATTCGTTCGTCGACCAAGGTCACCAAGCAGATCCTTGAGGCTGCGACGAACCTGAAGGTCGTCGGCCGGGCCGGGATCGGAGTCGACAATGTCGATATCCCCGCCGCCTCGGCCAAGGGCGTGGTGGTGATGAACACCCCGTTTGGCAATTCGATCACCACGGCGGAACATGCCATCGCCTTGATGTTCGCGCTGGCCCGCCAGCTGCCCGAAGCCGATGCGTCGACTCAGGCTGGCAAGTGGGAGAAGAACCGCTTCATGGGTGTCGAGGTCACCGGCAAGACGCTGGGCCTGATCGGTGCCGGCAACATCGGCTCGATCGTTGCCAGCCGTGCCCTGGGCCTCCGGATGAAGGTGGTCGCATTTGATCCCTTCCTCACGCCGGAGCGGGCTGTGGAACTGGGTATCGAAAAGGTGGAGCTGGACGAGCTGCTGCGCCGTGCCGACTTCATCACCCTGCACACACCGCTGACCGATCAAACCCGCAACATCCTCAGCCGCGAGAACCTCGCCAAGACCAAGAAGGGTGTGCGGATCGTCAACTGCGCGCGCGGCGGTCTGATCGACGAAGCGGCGCTGAAAGACGGGCTGGACAGCGGCCATATCGCCGGCGCCGCGCTGGACGTGTTCGAGACCGAGCCCGCCAAGGACTCGCCGTTGTTCGGAACGCCCAACTTCATCTCGACCCCGCACCTCGGCGCGTCCACCAGCGAAGCGCAGGTCAACGTCGCGATTCAGGTGGCCGAGCAGCTCTCGGACTTCCTGCTCCTGGGCGGCATCACCAATGCGCTGAACGTACCGTCGCTGTCGGCCGAGGAGGCGCCGAGGCTTAAGCCTTATATGGCGCTTGCCGAAAAGCTCGGCAGCCTGGTCGGACAGCTGACCACCGGTACGATCCCGCGCATCTCCATCCATGCCGAAGGCGCCGCAAGCGAGCTCAACACCAAGCCGATGGTGGCAGCGGTCCTCGCCGGCTTCTTGCGCGAGCAGTCCGACACCGTGAACATGGTCAACGCACCCTTCCTGGCGAAGGAGCGTGGCATCGAAGTTCGTGAGGTGCGGACCGAAAAGGAGGGCGATTACCACACGCTGCTTCGAGTCTCGGTGAAGACCTCCGCAGGCGAGCGGTCAGTCGCTGGAACGCTGTTCAGCAATGCGGAGCCGCGGCTTGTCGAACTGTTCGGGATCAAGGTCGAGGCCGAGCTTGCAGGCCACATGATGTACATCGTCAACGAGGACGCGCCGGGCTTCATCGGCCGCATCGGCACCTTGCTTGGCGAGAACGGCATCAACATCGGCACCTTCAACCTCGGTCGCCGCGATGCCGGCGGGGAAGCGGTGCTGCTGTTGTCGGTGGACAGCCCCGTTCCCGCAGGCGTCATCGATCAGGCAAGCAAGCTGCCCGGCGTCAAGCTGGTCCGGCCGCTGAAGTTCTGATGCTCGTAGTGCGCCGCTTGCTCGGAAGGCTTTCAGCAGCCATCACCGCGATGCTGCTGACCTCGCCGGCGCTGGCAGCCGATCCCGTCTTCGACATGCACGTGCATCTGCACAAAGGTGCAGAATCGCTCCGTGCGTATGAGGCTTCCATCGCCGGCACCGGGGTTACTGGCGCAGGCCTGATGTGGTTCGGCGGTCCGAACCACGTTCCTCCGGGGGACATGGCCAGCACGCGCAAGGGCAATGACGGGATAATCGCCCTTGCCGCTTCCAAGCCGGGGCTGATCCCGATCGTCACTGTCCATCCTTATGATGGCGAGGCGGCGCTGCGGGAGCTTGAGCGGGTTCGCAAGCGCGGCGCCAAAGTGTTGAAGATCCATTCGCACACCCAACGCTTCGATGCGGCAGACCCTCGTGTGCTGGCGCTGGTCCGCAAGGCCGGCGATCTTGGCATGGTTGTTCTGATGGACAACGCCAGCATCGTTCCTGGCGACAATCAGAAACTTCTCAACATCGCGCTTGAGACGCCCAAGACCAACTTCATCTTCGCCCATATCGGCGGGCTCGATTTCCGCTTCTGGAACATTCTGAAGCTCGCACGGACGGCCGAAAATTTGGTTGGTAACAACATCTATTTCGACGCGTCGACAGCGCCGCTAATGGCCGACTCGCCATTGGAGGCGGAGTTCGTCTGGACGCTTCGCAACGTGGGCATCGATTATGTGCTGTTCGGATCCGACTATCCGCAGCTAAGCGTCAAGGACTCGCTGGATGCGCTCAACCGCCTGGGCCTGACGGATGAAGAGTTGGCGAAGATCCGCTACGGCAACGCCAAGCGGCTGTTTGGCCTATAACGGCGCCGCGCGGCGTCAGCAGGGGAAAGTGACTTGGGCAATGTGACCGTCATCGGCGCGCAGTGGGGCGACGAGGGCAAGGGCAAGATCGTCGATTGGCTGGCGAGCCGCGCCGACATGGTGGTGCGTTTCCAGGGCGGGCACAACGCCGGACACACGCTCGTCGTCGGCGAGAAGGTCTACAAATTGTCGCTGCTGCCAAGCGGGATTGTGCGCGGCACGCCGTCGGTCATCGGCAATGGCGTGGTGCTCGACCCATGGGCGTTCAAGGCGGAAGTCGAACGCATTGCCGAGCAGGGATTGACGATCACGCCCGACGTGCTGCGGATTGCCGAGACTTGCCCGCTGATCCTTCCCATTCACCGCGATTTGGACGGACTGCGCGAAGACGCAAGCGGCGCGGGCAAGATCGGCACCACACGCCGCGGCATCGGACCCGCTTACGAGGACAAGGTGGGGCGCCGTGCCATTCGCTTGTGCGACCTGGCGCACCTCGACCAGCTCGACCCATTGCTCGACCGCTTGTGCGCGCATCATGACGCGCTCCGGGCCGGGTTCAATGAAAAGCCGGTGGACCGCGAAGCACTGCGCTCGGAGCTGGCCGAGATTGCGGAATTCGTCCTTCCCTACGCCAAGCCGGTGTGGCGCGACCTCGACGTCGCGCTACGCGGCGGCAAGCGCATCCTGTTTGAAGGCGCTCAGGGCGTATTGCTGGACGTCGATCACGGCACCTACCCGTTCGTCACCTCATCCAACACGGTGGCGGGAAGCACTGGGCCCGGCAGCGGTATCGGCCCCTCGGGTGCGGGCTTCGTGCTCGGCATCGTCAAGGCGTATACCACCCGCGTCGGCTCGGGCCCTTTCCCGACCGAGCTTCAGGACGAGGTCGGGCAACGCCTTGGCGAGCGCGGACGCGAATTTGGCACCGTTACAGGACGCCAGCGCCGCTGCGGCTGGTTCGATGCCGTGCTGGTGCGGCAATCGGCAGCCGTATCGGGGATCACCGGCGCGGCGCTCACCAAGCTGGACGTGCTCGACGGCTTCGACCGGGTGAAGATCTGCACCGGCTATGAGATCGACGGCAAGACGCTCGA encodes:
- a CDS encoding adenylosuccinate synthase, whose protein sequence is MGNVTVIGAQWGDEGKGKIVDWLASRADMVVRFQGGHNAGHTLVVGEKVYKLSLLPSGIVRGTPSVIGNGVVLDPWAFKAEVERIAEQGLTITPDVLRIAETCPLILPIHRDLDGLREDASGAGKIGTTRRGIGPAYEDKVGRRAIRLCDLAHLDQLDPLLDRLCAHHDALRAGFNEKPVDREALRSELAEIAEFVLPYAKPVWRDLDVALRGGKRILFEGAQGVLLDVDHGTYPFVTSSNTVAGSTGPGSGIGPSGAGFVLGIVKAYTTRVGSGPFPTELQDEVGQRLGERGREFGTVTGRQRRCGWFDAVLVRQSAAVSGITGAALTKLDVLDGFDRVKICTGYEIDGKTLDYLPPHASDQARVTPIYEEMDGWSESTQGARSWADLPAQAIKYIRRVEELIRCPVALVSTSPEREDTILVRDPFAG
- a CDS encoding M23 family metallopeptidase — protein: MSSILMPNALFRDRDLFVHDGSKLRRFRLSAPVQMFFFLCMLGMSAWSIFAVVRFSQPAEVAVQAGVDAGVSKEVARIAAATEARVREIEERQAVLAAMIADGKADAETLAQLGFEPSTGKGGVGGPFDSKTQADPTFKALFTSWKKLDTLSSSVISVPSDKPVKTASFESAYGMRSDPFEGRAKMHAGIDLAAPLGTPIYATADGVVTDAGYNNGGYGNLIKLSHGRGIETRYGHLSAIGVHAGQRITRGQLIGRMGSTGRSTGSHLHYEVRIDGRAVNPIPFMKSNDYLVAMRKKVGSHSMDQVALGGPASAQR
- the serA gene encoding phosphoglycerate dehydrogenase; the encoded protein is MTQPKVLISDKMDPKAAQIFRDRGVHVDEITGKTPEELKAIIGEYDGLAIRSSTKVTKQILEAATNLKVVGRAGIGVDNVDIPAASAKGVVVMNTPFGNSITTAEHAIALMFALARQLPEADASTQAGKWEKNRFMGVEVTGKTLGLIGAGNIGSIVASRALGLRMKVVAFDPFLTPERAVELGIEKVELDELLRRADFITLHTPLTDQTRNILSRENLAKTKKGVRIVNCARGGLIDEAALKDGLDSGHIAGAALDVFETEPAKDSPLFGTPNFISTPHLGASTSEAQVNVAIQVAEQLSDFLLLGGITNALNVPSLSAEEAPRLKPYMALAEKLGSLVGQLTTGTIPRISIHAEGAASELNTKPMVAAVLAGFLREQSDTVNMVNAPFLAKERGIEVREVRTEKEGDYHTLLRVSVKTSAGERSVAGTLFSNAEPRLVELFGIKVEAELAGHMMYIVNEDAPGFIGRIGTLLGENGINIGTFNLGRRDAGGEAVLLLSVDSPVPAGVIDQASKLPGVKLVRPLKF
- a CDS encoding phosphoserine transaminase, producing MTERPAALPARPHFSSGPCAKPPGWSADKLNVDVLGRSHRSKLGKARLQYCIDLMREMLQLPDTHRIGIVPGSDTGAFEMAMWTMLGARPVTTLAWESFGEGWVTDAVKQLKLDPTVIRADYGQLPDLSQVDWSNDVLFTWNGTTSGVRVPNGDWIPDNREGLSFADATSGVFAYDIPWDKIDVATFSWQKVLGGEGGHGVLILGPRAVERLQTYTPAWPLPKVFRLVSKGALAEGVFKGETINTPSMLAVEDAIVALEWAKSLGGLQGLIARSDANAAALDKIVEEREWLGHLAEDPASRSKTSVCLTVKGADEAFIKSFAALLEKQGAAFDIAGYRDAPAGLRIWCGATVDTADIEALGPWLDWAYAQTSAS
- a CDS encoding amidohydrolase family protein, which encodes MLVVRRLLGRLSAAITAMLLTSPALAADPVFDMHVHLHKGAESLRAYEASIAGTGVTGAGLMWFGGPNHVPPGDMASTRKGNDGIIALAASKPGLIPIVTVHPYDGEAALRELERVRKRGAKVLKIHSHTQRFDAADPRVLALVRKAGDLGMVVLMDNASIVPGDNQKLLNIALETPKTNFIFAHIGGLDFRFWNILKLARTAENLVGNNIYFDASTAPLMADSPLEAEFVWTLRNVGIDYVLFGSDYPQLSVKDSLDALNRLGLTDEELAKIRYGNAKRLFGL